In Bacteroidota bacterium, a single window of DNA contains:
- the rpmA gene encoding 50S ribosomal protein L27 encodes MAHKKGMGSTRNGRDSNAQRLGVKRFGGEFVRAGNILIRQRGTKYHPGTNVLRAKDDTLFAIADGFVKFSRFRLDRRKVSVIPAEAANA; translated from the coding sequence ATGGCACATAAAAAAGGAATGGGATCGACGCGCAACGGGCGCGATTCCAATGCACAACGACTCGGTGTCAAACGCTTCGGCGGAGAATTCGTCCGCGCAGGTAACATCCTCATTCGCCAGCGCGGTACGAAGTATCATCCGGGCACGAACGTGCTTCGGGCGAAGGACGACACGCTGTTCGCCATCGCAGATGGCTTCGTGAAGTTCTCCCGGTTCCGTCTGGACCGGCGGAAGGTCAGTGTCATTCCGGCCGAAGCCGCGAACGCATAA
- the rplU gene encoding 50S ribosomal protein L21, with translation MFAIVEISGEQFKIDQAMKSLRVPYMADASIGQEVTLGNAMVSQSEGGIKLGSGTLPTATVTGHSRGDKVIVFHKKRRKRYRKLNGHTQQYTELALNW, from the coding sequence ATGTTCGCGATCGTCGAGATTTCAGGAGAGCAGTTCAAGATCGACCAGGCCATGAAGTCGTTGCGCGTGCCGTACATGGCCGACGCATCGATCGGGCAGGAGGTCACGCTGGGTAATGCCATGGTATCGCAGAGCGAAGGCGGCATCAAGCTCGGCAGCGGTACACTCCCGACGGCGACGGTTACCGGCCATAGCCGTGGTGACAAGGTAATCGTCTTCCACAAGAAGCGCCGCAAGCGTTATCGTAAGTTGAACGGCCACACTCAGCAGTACACCGAGCTCGCTCTTAATTGGTAA